A part of Thermoplasmata archaeon genomic DNA contains:
- a CDS encoding class I SAM-dependent methyltransferase has product MILRERETIKEKDWIRLENAFTSIFSEYDKMNHFMSLGNDIALRLEAIKNIPENSLVLDAGCGPGIMSKIALLEINPKKIVMLDPNKFLLDNISIDSSKIEKVNGTFENLPFADSYFDAVMCGFSFRDAIDFKKASSELARVIKKDGLLVLVDLGKPDNILRYFFYVYLAIMPTSLILFLNRKKLKDYFTLYKTFRNYITYSEIQTLFKNNGMKLFKFRKILMGGLIYMIWRKE; this is encoded by the coding sequence ATCATATTAAGAGAGCGTGAGACTATTAAAGAAAAAGATTGGATAAGACTTGAAAACGCATTTACGTCTATATTCAGTGAATACGATAAAATGAACCATTTTATGTCTTTAGGCAATGATATAGCACTTAGGTTAGAGGCTATTAAAAATATTCCTGAAAACTCTCTAGTACTAGATGCAGGTTGTGGGCCCGGCATAATGTCCAAAATTGCATTACTTGAAATAAATCCAAAAAAGATAGTAATGCTAGACCCAAATAAATTTTTATTAGACAATATTTCCATAGATTCTAGCAAGATTGAAAAAGTGAATGGAACATTTGAAAACTTACCATTTGCAGACTCTTATTTTGATGCTGTTATGTGTGGTTTTTCATTTAGAGATGCCATTGATTTTAAAAAAGCTTCTTCTGAGCTAGCCAGAGTAATAAAAAAAGATGGGTTATTAGTTTTAGTAGATCTCGGTAAACCAGACAATATTTTAAGATATTTCTTCTATGTTTATTTAGCAATAATGCCTACCAGTTTAATATTATTTCTAAACCGGAAAAAACTAAAAGATTATTTCACATTATATAAGACATTTAGAAATTATATAACATATTCAGAGATTCAAACATTATTTAAAAATAATGGCATGAAACTTTTTAAATTCAG